From the genome of Romeriopsis navalis LEGE 11480:
TAGACTGCTGCGTCACTTGGATCTATTTCTAAGGCTTTTGTATAATTTTCTACGGCAGATTTAATATTTCCAACACCATCATAGGCTACCCCAAGGTTGCAAAAGGCTAAATTGCTTTTGTGATTAGACTTTGATGCGGAATCTAGATCCGCTATCGCTAAATAGAAAATCCCCTGTTGTAAATACAGTGTGCCTCGATTATATAGGGCTTCAAAGTGATTTGGTTGAATGTTAATCACTTTTGAGAAATCTTCAATAGCATTAGGTATATCATTATTTCCTAGATAGCACATTGCTCTATTTAGGTATGTTGGCGCTAGATTTGGATTTATACTTAAAGCCTGATTGAAATCATGGATGGCATCTGTTAATTGACCTAGCTGAAATTTTGCATTGCCTCTTGTGTGATATGCTTCTGGCCAATTTGGGCAAATCTGTAGAGCCTGATTCAAATCTTGAATAGCCTCTCGAAATTCCCCACGGTTCACATAACTAATCGCATTTATGTACAAATTACTTGCGATGAGTGGATTGTATTTTTCTGCATGTTCCTCAGTTTCGTGAGGTGTAGACTCTTCGGTTATCTTTCGAGCTAACTGATTACCACGAGTGATAATGCTTGATGAATATTGGTTATGTAGCTTTGTAACTAGATGGTCCGCCCTTGATTTGCTAAGATTGTTGTCGTTATACATTGAATTCTGTTGTCTAACTTGCTTTTAGTTCGGCTAGGCGTTTTTTTGCATTGTTAATTTCTTCGTCAATCATTGAAGCCATTTCTTCTAACAAGTTTTTCCCTTGAGACTCTGCCTGAATGACTTGTTCGCGAAGTTGATAAAGTTCAGTGCTGTGTATGACTGAAAGTTCTTCCTCAATGCATCGTAGACGTTCTTGACTCTGCGCGATTTTTCGTAATGCGCGGATTAACTCTGCACCAATGCCTTCTCCTTCCACCGTGTCGGGGCTGTTTTCCCATTGATATAGAATTTCTCGCAACCTTTCTTCATTCCCTTCTTCATAGGCTTGATTGATCGCGGCCATGAGATCTTGACGACGTACTCTCTCTGCTTTATCGGTAGCTAAATCAGGGTGAACTTTCTTCGCTATCTGTCTGTACAATTGCTTGAGGCCTTCGGAAGGTGAAAAATCTTCTGCTTCTTCCAAATAAGCCATATATTCTTCAATCTGGACTTCGACCCGATCTAATTCTAAATAACGCATGCCAATGATTTGTTGATACTGGCGCTCGAATGCGTGAAGTTCACCATGTAGAGTTGCTAGATCTAGTTCTCGCTGAGCTAACTCCGCTTCTGTTATTTCTAGTTGTGCTTTTTTCTTGGCTAATTCTTCTTCTTCAGGCGTGAGCTTCCGGACTAACTCGCTACTCATCGTTAATTATTGCTCCAATAGATATTTCTCAGCTTCAATTTTGAGTTGATCACCTCGGAGGAGAATTCGGTCAATTGCATCGCGGACTGCCATATAAGGTTGTCTGGCTGCTTTTTTCTCAGCATCGATTGCTCGCCTGGTGCCTGCTCTAACCCGACCAGCAAGTTTTCGTTTGCCAAAGACTTCTAAGCCAACTGAAACTAAGCTGTCTGGACCAGTTTGTGTTGCGTTCTGATTGATCAACCGAATTTCCGCATTTACCGCTTTCTTTAAAGCACGCAATTGCTTTTGTATCAGTGTGATTTGTTTGACCTGAAGTTTGACCGAGGCAGGTGCATCTATCTGCAAGATGAGCTGTTGCTCAAGGTGTTGTGCCTGCTGAATGAAATCATTCAATGTCATAGAGATTATTTTGTTATTTAGATACAGCTAAGTGTGCTGAGCTTTGAAGTTGGTAGTGAATACAGATATTTGTATAGACCCTGCAATTGAATATCGGCTTGTGTTTCAAACACAGAGCCAGCAAAAAATAGAATTAATACACAGTATACCTCTCACAAACATAAAATCTGTCGCTAAGTTCGCCTTTGCTACCTAATTCCCCTAAATTAAGTGCAATAGGCTGCCCCGACGCTGAATTCTATTGGCATAAATAGATGATTTTCGATGAACTGTCAGATTCATGCTTGAGGATACGGCGGCTTTCCGTCGCACCAGCTAGTGGTGGCATATTGTCTCCGTAGACCGACCGATAGACCCCTTCCCGTAATCCTGTTAGGCTAAATTCAGCTTTCCAACCTGCCTCCCCACTTCACCCATGCAAATTCGGCTGCAAACCTTCACTGTCAATAAACGCTTCGCTCTGACAATTAGCCGAGGGACGACTGCGAAGACGACGAATCTATTTGTCCGGCTTGAGCATGATGGGATTGAAGGTTGGGGGGAGGCCTCGCCATTTTCCATTGGTGAAACGCCCCAAACGACGGAAGCACTAGCCCGATCACTCCAACGGGTGATGCCTTTGCTGGCGCCGTACCATCCCCTCGAACGCGATAAAGTCGATCGATTACTTAAGGATTCTCAAGTTCCATCGGCGGCCCGATCGGCGATCGATATGGCCATGCATGATTGGCTCGGCCATGCGTCGGGGGTGCCGCTGTGGCATTTGTGGGGGTTAAATCGGGAAAATATTGTACCGACTTCTGTGACGATCGGCATTAGCACCCCTGCCGCTGCCCAGGAACGCGTGAAGAACTGGCTGGGCATGAGCAGTGAGATTCAGTCCTTGAAAGTGAAACTGGGATCGCCCGCCGGAATTGCAGCGGACCAGGCGATGTTGCAGGAAGTGATGGAAACCGCGCCCCATATCAAAAAGGTGAGCATTGACGCGAATGGGGGGTGGAATCTGAAGGACGCAGTGATGATGTCCTACTGGCTGGCGGAGCAGGGGATTGACTACATTGAGCAACCCTTGGCGAAAGGTAATGAAGATGATTTGCAAAAGCTCTATGCGGTGTCGCCGTTGCCGATTTTTGTGGATGAGAGTTGTTTTACCAGTGCGGATATTCCAGGGTTAGTCGATCGGTGTCACGGGATCAATATCAAGCTGAATAAGTGTGGTGGCTTGACCGAAGCGACGAAGATGATTCATGCCGCAAAGACCTTTGGGTTAGGTGTAATGTTTGGCTGTTATTCCGATAGTACGTTGATGAATACGGCATTGGCCCAGTTGGCGCCCTTAGCGGACCATCTTGATCTTGATAGTCATTTGAACCTGCTGGATGACCCCTTTGAAGGCGCGCTGTTTCAGAATGGGCGGGTGGTGCCCAATAACAATCCAGGGTTAGGTGTGGCCTTGCGGGCAAAGGATGCAGCGACTTAGGTTAAGGGGAGCAATCGCCTGATCTAGCTGGTTAAGTTGAGGAAGTCTTCGATCGTTGTAATTACCTCGACGACTTCGCCAGTGATGTTTAACCGCAGTGTCTTGCCCGACTTCAGCACCAGTGCGACATAGTCTAACCGCCCATCCAAATCGACGTTCCCGATTTTGCATGGCCTGTACTGAATGTAGTGCACTTCGGCCAGCTTGAATGTGTGATGGAAATGACGAAAGATATTGCGATATTGGATATCCAGTTGATTCTGCGGTTTGTCTAGCTTGCAATGAATGGAATGTTGCTGCTGTAGACTGCTCCAAATCCAACTCGATACAATCCAACAAAAGATTCCAATATGGAAGTATGAGTGGCGGGGAATGGATTGGCTAATCTTGATTTGCTGCTGGTTGGGGTCGGCGAAGAAATGCTTAATCTTCCGAAAATTCGCATTTTCAATCGCATCGGGTTGATTAACGTGCCGCTGCGGTCGATCGGGCAGTCGAACTTTCTGACCATCCTTTGTCGAAATCACCACTTGCTGACGTTGGATTGCCACCTCATAGTCAACGGTTTTTAGTTGACTGATGGGAATCGATCGCTGTTGTTGGATGCCCAGGATGGAAGTATTCGTGAATTCGCAGGTGGCGATGGTGCTCTGACGGTTACAGTACAACTCGGTTGTGTCGGGTTTGAGGATGCCGATATAGGCAATGCACGCGATATGTATAGCGGCGGCGATGCTGCTGGCATGTTGAAACCGGCGGTGATACTGCGACTGCTCGGCCAGTTCGATGATATCGAGGGTTTGCTTGATGATTTTCATGGTCGATCGACCTGGGCACTGATTCTAAATATCCACTGAGCATCAGGGCAACAGAAGGCAACAGAATCTGTTCACCCTGTTTGGCATTGATTTCAGTGTGCCCACGCGCGCAATGATTATTTGTACGCTGAAGCTGTCGACTGGATGGTGTGCGGTCGGCTGTGTATGTTGATAGATGGGGCGTCTAATCAGTGCTGATGACTTTTGCGCAGGTGGCTGGCGGTGTGATTCCCTTTTCCGCGATCGGTGACTTGAACCATCTTGGCCTGTGCGGTTTGGAATTGCGGTTGGGGGTGTCGATCGTTCGCAAAAGCTGATTGAGTGGCTTATTTGGCAATGGCGATCGTCGATGATTCGATGAGTGGGCGCCGAGTGATCATTCAATGATGTT
Proteins encoded in this window:
- a CDS encoding J domain-containing protein, producing the protein MSSELVRKLTPEEEELAKKKAQLEITEAELAQRELDLATLHGELHAFERQYQQIIGMRYLELDRVEVQIEEYMAYLEEAEDFSPSEGLKQLYRQIAKKVHPDLATDKAERVRRQDLMAAINQAYEEGNEERLREILYQWENSPDTVEGEGIGAELIRALRKIAQSQERLRCIEEELSVIHSTELYQLREQVIQAESQGKNLLEEMASMIDEEINNAKKRLAELKAS
- a CDS encoding dipeptide epimerase — protein: MQIRLQTFTVNKRFALTISRGTTAKTTNLFVRLEHDGIEGWGEASPFSIGETPQTTEALARSLQRVMPLLAPYHPLERDKVDRLLKDSQVPSAARSAIDMAMHDWLGHASGVPLWHLWGLNRENIVPTSVTIGISTPAAAQERVKNWLGMSSEIQSLKVKLGSPAGIAADQAMLQEVMETAPHIKKVSIDANGGWNLKDAVMMSYWLAEQGIDYIEQPLAKGNEDDLQKLYAVSPLPIFVDESCFTSADIPGLVDRCHGINIKLNKCGGLTEATKMIHAAKTFGLGVMFGCYSDSTLMNTALAQLAPLADHLDLDSHLNLLDDPFEGALFQNGRVVPNNNPGLGVALRAKDAAT
- a CDS encoding tetratricopeptide repeat protein; its protein translation is MYNDNNLSKSRADHLVTKLHNQYSSSIITRGNQLARKITEESTPHETEEHAEKYNPLIASNLYINAISYVNRGEFREAIQDLNQALQICPNWPEAYHTRGNAKFQLGQLTDAIHDFNQALSINPNLAPTYLNRAMCYLGNNDIPNAIEDFSKVINIQPNHFEALYNRGTLYLQQGIFYLAIADLDSASKSNHKSNLAFCNLGVAYDGVGNIKSAVENYTKALEIDPSDAAVYIARAKALIKLNKRDQALEDYNHSIALDPQNGHSLILRGCCNSCAGHFIQAEEDFKAGIELLQHTSSLLTIVSALSESVEESALHPLYDLLKQTGDLHFAESKFKDAVEDYQFIVSLEPQNIPVQTRLENAKIMLLKAQENAYPTQGRAFLFKDIKDNLGMEKHFFLDFVSLGAQISRSIKKVEKFAPEIALELFRALQYALQDGAS